One genomic region from Salmonirosea aquatica encodes:
- the traN gene encoding conjugative transposon protein TraN, translating into MKRNRVMWKTLNLFWTILMFGQGGISQIAGNDSIISNSAMSSTYLRTIEIEPHPFILPIAKASVRGSYPIELSYSKTTHIIFPSKIQDFDAGSDVVIATVPEKLLNVLRVKSDAKGFSGETNMTVFTDDGGLFSFLIRYNDNPEVFNINISNNIAADNQATHSLGIGQSSNNSPNTYLMEEGGYLEQSLIASSLEVLVRKDFIRQLGARKSDMNVLLKGIFLDENNVLYLKLNMKNKSLMPYQIDFIKVFVRDKNHIKRMAAQDNEISVLMDYPMSITHLNGLQNLEKVIAIPNCTLADGKTMEIEIYEKAGGRHLKFQLGNDTLLKVKRL; encoded by the coding sequence ATGAAGCGAAACAGAGTCATGTGGAAGACGTTGAATCTTTTCTGGACAATTTTAATGTTTGGCCAGGGGGGCATTTCACAGATTGCTGGGAATGACTCAATTATTTCAAACAGTGCTATGTCGTCAACCTATTTGAGAACGATTGAGATTGAACCGCATCCTTTTATTCTTCCAATTGCCAAGGCATCTGTACGGGGGAGCTATCCCATCGAGCTTTCATACAGCAAGACAACACATATCATTTTCCCGTCTAAAATACAGGATTTTGATGCGGGGAGTGATGTGGTGATCGCTACAGTGCCGGAAAAACTGCTGAATGTGCTTCGTGTGAAATCTGATGCCAAAGGCTTTTCTGGTGAAACAAATATGACGGTGTTCACAGATGACGGTGGGCTTTTCAGCTTCCTGATTCGGTATAATGATAACCCCGAAGTTTTCAACATTAACATTTCCAACAACATAGCTGCCGACAACCAAGCAACCCATTCTCTTGGTATTGGACAGAGTTCCAATAATTCTCCAAACACTTACTTGATGGAGGAAGGAGGCTATTTGGAACAGTCGCTCATTGCCTCATCACTCGAAGTATTAGTAAGAAAGGATTTTATCCGGCAGTTAGGAGCGCGTAAAAGCGACATGAATGTGCTTTTGAAAGGGATATTCTTGGATGAGAATAATGTCCTGTATTTGAAATTGAATATGAAAAACAAGAGCCTGATGCCCTATCAAATAGACTTTATCAAGGTTTTTGTTCGGGACAAGAACCATATTAAGAGAATGGCTGCTCAAGACAATGAGATTTCGGTTCTAATGGATTATCCCATGAGTATTACGCATCTGAACGGATTACAAAACCTTGAAAAGGTAATTGCTATCCCAAACTGTACCTTGGCTGATGGCAAGACGATGGAAATCGAGATTTATGAGAAAGCAGGTGGAAGACATCTAAAATTTCAGCTGGGTAATGATACTTTGCTAAAAGTCAAAAGATTATGA
- a CDS encoding replication initiation protein: MEKHITKKATQHNHLVNAKFDMSTYEMRLFISLLGRLSKADTEFSECQIHLTDFMDKASGGKTYQIIKDSCVSLSKKVIQIESLVEGNSGGMRKKFIVLPLMAMVAYQEGEATITAQFNNKLKPYLLNLAGNFTQAEIKQLFRLKSFYSYRLYWLLKQHQAFGQRYIEIDELREMLNLREKYERFQDFKLKVINAAKKELKSSDMAFTYDLVKKGRKVEGIRFYFATSASLKPSPDIDSGQQQLFPETESESAAQIVAVEVPGKVPPKEILAKLKLSSLQINRILQRVPADQIYKTAYDINITLLDNQNLNPAAFSYSEFERRYFPKE, from the coding sequence ATGGAAAAGCACATCACCAAAAAGGCCACTCAGCATAATCATCTGGTCAATGCGAAGTTTGATATGTCAACTTACGAAATGAGACTTTTCATTTCACTACTAGGGCGTCTAAGCAAAGCCGACACCGAATTTTCCGAATGCCAGATCCATTTAACCGATTTCATGGATAAGGCTTCGGGTGGTAAAACTTACCAAATTATCAAAGATTCCTGTGTCAGCCTGAGCAAGAAAGTAATTCAGATCGAATCCTTGGTGGAAGGGAACAGTGGGGGAATGCGAAAGAAGTTTATCGTGCTACCGCTCATGGCGATGGTTGCATACCAGGAGGGGGAGGCAACAATTACGGCACAGTTTAACAATAAACTGAAACCCTACCTGTTAAACCTGGCCGGTAACTTCACTCAGGCGGAGATAAAGCAGTTATTCCGATTGAAGAGCTTTTACAGTTATCGGCTCTATTGGCTACTAAAGCAGCACCAGGCCTTTGGCCAGCGCTACATCGAGATTGATGAACTCCGGGAAATGCTTAATTTACGGGAGAAATACGAAAGATTTCAGGATTTCAAATTGAAAGTGATCAACGCTGCTAAGAAAGAATTGAAAAGCAGTGATATGGCCTTTACTTATGACCTGGTTAAGAAAGGCAGAAAAGTAGAAGGAATAAGGTTCTATTTTGCCACGAGTGCATCACTAAAACCTTCTCCCGACATAGACTCAGGACAGCAACAGCTATTTCCGGAAACGGAGAGTGAATCGGCAGCCCAGATCGTGGCAGTGGAAGTACCGGGAAAGGTGCCACCCAAAGAGATCCTGGCAAAGTTAAAACTTTCCAGCCTGCAAATTAACCGCATCCTTCAACGCGTACCCGCAGATCAAATCTACAAAACCGCATACGATATTAACATCACGCTATTGGATAATCAGAATCTGAACCCGGCGGCGTTTTCATACAGCGAGTTCGAACGCCGGTATTTTCCGAAGGAGTAG